The Larimichthys crocea isolate SSNF chromosome XI, L_crocea_2.0, whole genome shotgun sequence genome has a segment encoding these proteins:
- the fam110c gene encoding protein FAM110B — MDATSDTTKILEKGPEYLRKQMELESETKGRMSAVERLAASKLKYVKSQQVVNSTQEPVISFGSPSVSSTGSSNRSSNRSGKLVTGSNSTKAACGAQNCSPGQKNVPLPETADKEGEAEQKIATPEGTVKECSLRVGASGTNLTAGVGNKSAGLLKVPEFERRCGKGVSRSHSDISSRYSKNFADFDSFFMYCGLDGEVIESLGKENFSARSDEVAINIRSASVSTSDDGFSRNSGDSDGLLEDELHGKINQGTSVIERNARIIKWLYSCKNAKESGKKLRDLD, encoded by the exons ATGGATGCGACCAGCGATACCACTAAAATCCTGGAGAAGGGTCCTGAATACCTTCGAAAACAAATGGAACTGGAGAGTGAGACAAAAGGACGCATGAGTGCTGTGGAGAGGCTTGCCGCAAGCaaactgaaatatgtcaaaAGCCAACAGGTGGTCAACTCAACTCAGGAGCCGGTAATCAGTTTTGGATCACCCTCTGTGAGCAGCACTGGGTCTTCTAACCGGAGTTCAAACCGCAGTGGGAAACTTGTCACAGGGAGTAACTCAACAAAAGCCGCATGCGGTGCTCAAAACTGCTCACCAGGGCAG AAAAATGTCCCGTTACCTGAGACGGCAGATAAGGAGGGTGAAGCTGAGCAGAAAATCGCCACACCTGAGGGAACAGTAAAAGAATGCAGCTTGCGTGTTGGTGCTTCAGGGACAAATTTGACAGCTGGTGTTGGAAATAAATCTGCTGGTCTTCTAAAGGTTCCTGAGTTTGAAAGGAGATGTGGCAAAGGGGTCAGTCGTTCTCACTCTGACATCAGCTCCAGGTACTCCAAAAACTTTGCAGactttgattctttttttatgtacTGTGGGCTGGACGGTGAGGTTATTGAGTCTCTGGGGAAGGAGAACTTTTCGGCACGCTCAGATGAAGTTGCAATAAACATCCGAAGTGCCAGCGTCTCGACATCAGACGACGGTTTCTCCAGAAACAGTGGCGACAGCGACGGACTACTGGAGGATGAGTTACATGGAAAGATAAATCAGGGGACATCAGTTATTGAGCGCAATGCAAGGATAATCAAATGGCTGTACAGCTGCAAAAATGCCAAAGAGAGTGGGAAAAAATTAAGAGACCTTGATTGA